The Heyndrickxia acidicola sequence TCCGCGGTACAAAAATGGCCGAAAAACTAGCAGCTGTTGGTGCACCTATTGGTGTCATCGTGCCTGTCATCCTGATTTTCGGATTTGGTTTAGCGAGTATTCTATCAGGACATCACTCTGCAACACAATTTACCGCTAAATCTATAATGCCGAACAATCTGTCTCTGGATTCTATCATGTTTTTATCTACCTTGATGTTTGCATTCTCAGGAATGGAAATGCTCGGGACCATCGCAGAAGATGTAAGAAATCCGCAAAAAACATTTCCCAAAGCCATCTGGATTGCGAGCATTATTATTGCGGCCGCGTATATTCTTGGAACCATAGCATTCCAGTTTGTCATTAAAATTAATACAGATCAAACTGCAACGGCACTGTACCTTTTTGCTGATCAAATCACAAAAGAGTTTCAGCTTCCATTCAAGTTATCGCAAATCCTGGGAATATGCTTTGTTATTTCCATTATCGGTGCCCTGTCCTTTTTAATTTTAAATCCGAGTGTTATGTTTCATGAAAGCGGAAAGACCATTTTGCCGAGCGCCCTTAATAAAACCAATAAAGCAGGCATGCCTTCTTCCCTGATTATATGGCAGGCTGTAGGTGTCACCATTATACTGCTATTGACTGGTTTCGTTCCGACTATATCAAGTGCCATCAATATGCTTATACTAATGGCTACACTCGCATTCTTTATTCCATATATCTTTCTAATCACAGCCTACATTAAGCTGAGGATGACAGACAAAACAACCTTTAGACCGTTTCATATAAAAAGCAATGCGATGGCGTATATCGTTGCAGGAGTTGGCTTGTTTTCAGTTATTGGCACGATTGCCCTAACTCTGATTCCTGCCCCGCATACAACGTTTTCCCAATATGCTCCTCTTGTTATCGGCCCTGTATTCTTTGCCATTTTAGGAGTTTGGTTTTACTTTGCCGGAACAAAAAACAAGAGCAAAGCAGTGTTAAAAAAAGCAAGCTAATATACGAAAAGAACAAGCGCCTTGCTCAGCAGTGTACGGATTTCAGAGTCTTCGACTTAGATAAAGAAAACACAGCGAGGTCATTTGATAGGCGCAGGAGCTAGACAGAGACTACATTGGTTAAATAATTTATTTAATAAAAAAAGCGGTTATTACTTGGTAATAGCCGCTTTTTTTATATTAGCTTTATTACATAACTATGTTGATAACTGCTCGTTTTTCAACTCACTTTTCAATAAAGAAAGGAACAGCGCTTTATATGAAGGGCTTTTTATTATCTATAAGACCCTGTTTTAAATGAATTTAGCTGTATGCTTTCCCTTTTAATTTTTGATCCAGCTTTTCAAAGGCACTGCTCAATAATTCTTTTGGAATAGCAGCATACTGGTCTCCGATGCTGAGTTCAAAAGAACAAATCCCCTTCTCGCTCTCATTTAGATAGCTCGTAATACCAATTCCCGTTTCGTCATATACTTCCAGCAATAGAGGCTCAAGCTTGTTTTTAGTCATGTGAATATGCACGTGGAACATATTTGAAACAGGCACTTCCGGAAGAGTAGATACATGTGAGCATTGATTAAAGAGTACAGCAAGCTCTTTCGCCTGTTGATAATATTCATCCATTTTATCCACTCTCTTATCAAAATAATAATCAGCACTGATAATGTAAGGGTAAAGACTAATTAAATCCCCTCCATGGCGCCTTTTCCATACCTTCGATTTCTCTGTAAATTCCTTGGTGCCTGCAAGAATGGCACCCGCGATTCCTCCAATTCCTTTGTAAAAAGAGACATATACGCTATCAAAAAGGCTGCATACTTCAGCTGCTGTTTTTTGATAATACGGCAAAATTTCAAATAGCCTGGCTCCGTCTAAGTGCAGCATTATCCCTTTATCCCGGCAATAAGCTGCTATCTTTTCTAATGTTTCATATTCAGGAAGCTGGCCGCCTATTTCCCTCTGCGGCAGCTCCAGCAATAGACAGGCAATTTCCTCTTCCATACCCATAACATCTTCCAATTCTATCAGCCTTGTTTGATCGGCTAACAACACTGGCTGGATATGATGCAATTCCTTTAATCCGTCTTCCTCATGGATCTCCAAGTGACATAAAGGATGATAGGCTACCTTGTTAAGCTGTTTCTCATCACACCAAATTCTTAAAGCGATTTGCTGTGCCATCGTTCCGCTTGGAAAAAATACAGATGACTCCATACCAAGATAATCTGCAATTTTTTCCTGGAATTTCTCAATTAGCATTCCCTTTCCGTATACGTCACTTTCTATGTCTCCAGCAACATTACTAAAGGCATCCTTTAGTGTTTGAATATTCCTCTTGCCATTTCCGCCTATTGGATACTTAGCCTGCTTAAACTTTTCCAGTAAGACATTTTGATTATTCATGCCATCTTCTCCTCTTCCTCACACATTTATAGGAACATATCTTTAGTATAAAGTAAAAATTCCAAATAGACATAAAAATATGGGACACTGCTTGAATGTAAGAGGCTCTATATATAGATATTTTAATATCTCAGTACAGCGGAGGAAAAATCCCCTTACCTTAGCCTATAAGAATTAGGGAAAGGAAGTGATTTATATGAAACAATTTCATGCCTGTACACGTAAATACAGCAATAACTGAGAGGGGAAAAGTATATAGTAAAGTTCTTTATTGCTATAGAGGTTGTAAGTATTATTATTTCTGGAATTTTTATTGGAGCTTGGATGAATGGGCAGCTGTAATGGGCTAATTTCCACTCTGAAACCAATAGCCATAGAAACTTCCGAACAAAAAAAACATTAATTTCTGTTTTAGTGGGAATCATTTCTTTAATTGCTGCCGGGCTAATATACTTTTTTGTAAAAACAAAAAAGGACCTAAAATTTGAAGTACAAAACTTGAAGTAAAAACAGCAAACTAAATAACATTTAAAAACACCGCTTTTCATTGAAAATGTGTTTTTAAATGTGATTAAATGGAACGTACTTCTTCAACTCACGGGCCCAATCATTTAAGGATATTTCTTCACAATCTTTGTCTTACATCTAAAAAAGGAGCAGCCATAGCCCCTTCCAAAATCAATGCCAATTCTTATCAATTATATTAAAACTCAAATTTCACAGGTCTTAAAAATAAATCCTTTAAAGTTTCTTTTGGATCATTATTGTTAAATATAATTTCATATACCGCATTACAAATTGGAAGCTGAATGTCATAGTGTGTGGATAATTCTTTCAATGCCGTTACTGTTGAAACACCTTCTGCCAGTTTTTCAAACCTCTCTCCTTGAATAAATCCTTGCCCAAATTTTCTATTGTGACTATCTGAGAATAGTGTTGCTTCAAAGTCTCCTAAATGACTTAATCCATATACAGTTACATCATTGCCACCCATTGCTCTGACTAAACGGGAAATCTCTCTTGTTCCCCTTGCCATAAGTGAACCTTTTAAACTGCTATTATTTAATCCATCTAACATTCCCGCGGCTATACCCATAACATTTTTAGCAGCAGCACCAATCTCATTTCCAATAAGGTCTTGTCCATAGTAAAACCTTATTAAATCACTATTCAACTCTTGCACAATTTTTTTAGTTACTTCAATATTTTCGGAACCGATAACCATGCAATTAGGTATATCATTTACAAAATCCTGTACGTGTCCTGGTCCTACCCATACTGCGATATTTGCGGTTTTTCCAATCTCTTCACCAAATACTTGGGAAAGTCTTTTCCCGCTGGAAGCTTCTAATCCTTTCATACATAAGATGAATGTTTTCCTTTGCATTTTGCTTAGTCTACTTAATTGTTTTGCAAATGAGCGCAATTCCTGAGCACTAATAGAAATGATAATCATTTCAGCATACGATATAGCCTTCTCTAACGACATACTTAGCTCAATATCTTTTGATAAAGTTAAGTAATCATTTTTTCTAGTTTCTTGTAATCCAATAAAATTCCTTGAGTTTTCACGTCCCCATAACATTACATTATGTCCAATCTTATTGGCATACCAAGCCAAAAAGGTTCCCCAACGCCCGCATCCTAAAACTGAAATATCCATTAATTCACCTCATCTTTTTGTTCCTACAGTTTCCATTCAAATTCACTTTGTTTCCCTTTGAAAAAGGATCCATTAATCGTTAATAATAGCTATGTTATATTCGACTTGCTTAATAAAATTTCCTCCCATTTAGTTACAAATCATATCTTTCTTATGCTACTAACATCACGTTTATTTAATAATAAAAAATGCTGCCAATTAGGCAGCATTGAGATTTTGTCCTTTAATAAAATCTTATAATCCAATGAGGTCCGTGTCTGGGGGGATATATACAAGTTGTCTGCCTATTTTTACAATTTGTCCTTTATGGTGAAATTCATGTGTGATGGTATGCGTAAAAAGCCATAATACGGTGAGTAAAAAACCTTTATTTCAATAAAAAAAGGGACATCTAATTCATTTGCAATTTGATGTCCCTTTTTCATGCATTTTATAAACTTGTACTTGAAAACAGAACCCCTAAATTAAATAAGTCATTTTTCGGCATAAAAAAAACACTTTAACAGTGTATGAGGTTTGAAAATATAAAAGTAAAAAGAAAGAAAAACGCGCCTTAGAGGATTCGAACCTCTGACCCACAGCTTAGAAGGCTGTTGCTCTATCCAGCTGAGCTAAAGGCGCATCATAATAATCAGTGGCTCCGCAGGTAGGACTCGAACCTACGACCGATCGGTTAACAGCCGATAGCTCTACCACTGAGCTACTGCGGAAGAATAAAAAATGGGCCTAAATGGACTCGAACCATCGACCTCACGCTTATCAGGCGTGCGCTCTAACCAGCTGAGCTATAGGCCCATAATGAAATTTTGGAGCGGGTGATGGGAATCGAACCCACGACAACAGCTTGGAAGGCTGTAGTTTTACCACTAAACTACACCCGCATCATAAGCACTGGAGGCAACACCCGGATTTGAACCGGGGATAAAGGTTTTGCAGACCTCTGCCTTACCACTTGGCTATGCTGCCTTAAAAATGGCTGGGCTAGCTGGATTCGAACCAACGAATGACGGAGTCAAAGTCCGTTGCCTTACCGCTTGGCTATAGCCCAATTTGAATGGGGCGGCTGATGGGAATCGAACCCACGAATGTCGGAACCACAATCCGATGCGTTAACCACTTCGCCACAGCCGCCATAATAGGAACTTTACAGGGGTAGTAGGAATCGAACCCACATCAAAGGTTTTGGAGACCTTCGTTTTACCATTAAACTATACCCCTAAATGGTGGAGGGGGACGGATTCGAACCGCCGAACCCGAAGGAGCGGATTTACAGTCCGCCGCGTTTAGCCACTTCGCTACCCCTCCAAGATTTAAAATCAAAGGGTATATATTCTATTTAATGGTGGCTCGGGACGGAATCGAACCGCCGACACAAGGATTTTCAGTCCTTTGCTCTACCGACTGAGCTACCGAGCCGTATTGATTTATAAATGGCGGTCCGGACGGGACTCGAACCCGCGACCTCCTGCGTGACAGGCAGGCATTCTAACCAGCTGAACTACCGGACCATGTATTGCGGGGGCAGGATTTGAACCTGCGACCTTCGGGTTATGAGCCCGACGAGCTACCAGACTGCTCCACCCCGCGACGATAATATAAACATTATGCATTTTTTAATATGGCGGAGGAAGAGGGATTCGAACCCCCGCGCGGTGTAACCCGCCTGTCGGTTTTCAAGACCGATCCCTTCAGCCAGACTTGGGTATTCCTCCATATTAATTGGTTTAAATCAGGACTAACCTGAATTTTATATGGTGGAGGATGACGGGTTCGAACCGCCGACCCCCTGCTTGTAAGGCAGGTGCTCTCCCAGCTGAGCTAATCCTCCATATAAATGGACCCTGTAGGACTCGAACCTACGACCGGACGGTTATGAGCCGTCTGCTCTAACCAACTGAGCTAAGGGTCCAGTATCGCTATTATTGAAAGGATGGACCTTTCTAATAAAAGAATCAATACACTTTATAGCGGCGGAGGGGATCGAACCCCCGACCTCACGGGTATGAACCGTACGCTCTAGCCAGCTGAGCTACACCGCCATATTTCATTATAAATGGAGCCTAGCGGGATCGAACCGCTGACCTCCTGCGTGCAAAGCAGGCGCTCTCCCAGCTGAGCTAAGGCCCCATATTAGTGGTCGGGAAGACAGGATTCGAACCTGCGACCCCATGGTCCCAAACCATGTGCTCTACCAAGCTGAGCTACTTCCCGTAAAATGGCGCGCCCGAGAGGAGTCGAACCCCTAACCTTTTGATCCGTAGTCAAACGCTCTATCCAATTGAGCTACGGGCGCTTAATGAAAAGTTATTTTGCTGCCGCAAAAAACTTTGGTGCCGAGGACCGGAATCGAACCGGTACGGTAGTCACCTACCGCAGGATTTTAAGTCCTGTGCGTCTGCCAGTTCCGCCACCCCGGCAAGGGTGTTTGGAGCGGAAGACGGGATTCGAACCCGCGACCCCCACCTTGGCAAGGTGGTGTTCTACCACTGAACTACTTCCGCAAAATTTCAAATAAATGCGGGTGAAGGGAGTCGAACCCCCACGCCTTGCGGCGCCAGATCCTAAGTCTGGTGCGTCTGCCAATTCCGCCACACCCGCATATTTAAATGGTGAGCCATGAAGGACTCGAACCTTCGACCCTCTGATTAAAAGTCAGATGCTCTACCGACTGAGCTAATGGCTCAAACAATGAATACCTTGATTTATAGTATACAGCCTAAACCTTGTGGCATCTACGACGTCACAATCTCAGGATGTCTTGCAAGATGCAGCTCGATTGGTACGCTGATGATAATTCAGTGAAGATTATTCATCGTGCTCTACCGACTGAGCTAATGGCTCGTACTAATTTCCATAAAAGTGGTGCCGGCCAGAGGACTTGAACCCCCAACCTACTGATTACAAGTCAGTTGCTCTACCAATTGAGCTAGGCCGGCTAATAATGGTGGAGGATGACGGGTTCGAACCGCCGACCCCCTGCTTGTAAGGCAGGTGCTCTCCCAGCTGAGCTAATCCTCCATATGGTGACCCGTACGGGATTCGAACCCGTGTTACCGCCGTGAAAGGGCGGTGTCTTAACCGCTTGACCAACGGGCCAACTTTTTAATGTTGACTGCATTATCTAAAATAATGACAGCCTGGCAATGTCCTACTCTCACAGGGGGACAGCCCCCAACTACCATCGGCGCTGAGAAGCTTAACTTCCGTGTTCGGGATGGGAACGGGTGTGACCTTCTCGCCATAATTACCAGACCGTATTTAATTAAGGATTGCTCCTTCAAAACTAGATATGAGAAACCAAGCATAACCTTGAATCGTTTTATTTATTGGTTAAGTCCTCGATCGATTAGTATCCGTCAGCTCCATGTGTCACCACACTTCCACCTCGAACCTATCAACCTGATCATCTTTCAGGGATCTTACTAGCTTGCGCTATGGGAAATCTCATCTTGAGGGGGGCTTCATGCTTAGATGCTTTCAGCACTTATCCCTTCCGCACATAGCTACCCAGCGATGCCTTTGGCAAGACAACTGGTACACCAGCGGTGCGTCCATCCCGGTCCTCTCGTACTAAGGACAGCTCCTCTCAAATTTCCTACGCCCACGACGGATAGGGACCGAACTGTCTCACGACGTTCTGAACCCAGCTCGCGTACCGCTTTAATGGGCGAACAGCCCAACCCTTGGGACCGACTACAGCCCCAGGATGCGATGAGCCGACATCGAGGTGCCAAACCTCCCCGTCGATGTGGACTCTTGGGGGAGATAAGCCTGTTATCCCCGGGGTAGCTTTTATCCGTTGAGCGATGGCCCTTCCATGCGGAACCACCGGATCACTAAGCCCGACTTTCGTCCCTGCTCGACTTGTAGGTCTCGCAGTCAAGCTCCCTTGTGCCTTTACACTCTGCGAATGATTTCCAACCATTCTGAGGGAACCTTTGGGCGCCTCCGTTACTCTTTAGGAGGCGACCGCCCCAGTCAAACTGCCTGCCTGACACTGTCTCCCACCCCGATCAGGGGTGCGGGTTAGAATTTCAATACAACCAGGGTAGTATCCCACCGACGCCTCCACCGAAGCTGGCGCTCCGGCTTCAAAGGCTCCTACCTATCCTGTACAAGTTGTACCAAAATTCAATATCAAGCTGCAGTAAAGCTCCACGGGGTCTTTCCGTCCTGTCGCGGGTAACCTGCATCTTCACAGGTACTATAATTTCACCGAGTCTCTCGTTGAGACAGTGCCCAGATCGTTACGCCTTTCGTGCGGGTCAGAACTTACCTGACAAGGAATTTCGCTACCTTAGGACCGTTATAGTTACGGCCGCCGTTTACTGGGGCTTCAGTTCAGAGCTTCGCTTGCGCTAACCCCTCTCCTTAACCTTCCAGCACCGGGCAGGCGTCAGCCCCTATACTTCGCCTTGCGGCTTCGCAGAGACCTGTGTTTTTGCTAAACAGTCGCCTGGGCCTATTCACTGCGGCTCTCTCGGGCTTGCACCCTACCAGAGCACCCCTTCTCCCGAAGTTACGGGGTCATTTTGCCGAGTTCCTTAACGAGAGTTCTCTCGCTCACCTTAGGATTCTCTCCTCGCCTACCTGTGTCGGTTTGCGGTACGGGCACCTTTTTCCTCGCTAGAGGCTTTTCTTGGCAGTGTGGAATCAGGAACTTCGGTACTATATTTCCCTCGCCATCACAGCTCCGCTTTAATGATAAGGATTTGCCTCATCATCAGCCTAACTGCTTGGACACGGCAATCCAGCGCCGTGCTTACCCTATCCTCCTGCGTCCCCCCATCACTCAAACGGAAAAGAGGTGGTACAGGAATATCAACCTGTTGTCCATCGCCTACGCCTTTCGGCCTCGGCTTAGGTCCCGACTAACCCTGAGCGGACGAGCCTTCCTCAGGAAACCTTAGGCATTCGGTGGAAGGGATTCTCACCCTTCTTTCGCTACTCATACCGGCATTCTCACTTCTAAGCGCTCCACCAGTCCTTACGGTCTAGCTTCAACGCCCTTAGAACGCTCTCCTACCACTGACACCTACGGTGTCAATCCACAGCTTCGGTGATACGTTTAGCCCCGGTACATTTTCGGCGCAGAGTCACTCGACCAGTGAGCTATTACGCACTCTTTAAATGGTGGCTGCTTCTAAGCCAACATCCTGGTTGTCTAAGCAACTCCACATCCTTTTCCACTTAACGTATACTTTGGGACCTTAGCTGGTGGTCTGGGCTGTTTCCCTTTTGACCATGGATCTTATCACTCACAGTCTGACTCCCAAGAATAAGTATTTGGCATTCGGAGTTTGTCTGAATTCGGTAACCCGATGAGGGCCCCTAGTCCAAACAGTGCTCTACCTCCAATACTCTTCTCTTGAGGCTAGCCCTAAAGCTATTTCGGAGAGAACCAGCTATCTCCAGGTTCGATTGGAATTTCTCCGCTACCCACACCTCATCCCCGCACTTTTCAACGTGCGTGGGTTCGGGCCTCCAGTAAGTGTTACCTTACCTTCACCCTGGACATGGGTAGATCACCTGGTTTCGGGTCTACGACCTCATACTCATTCGCCCTATTCAGACTCGCTTTCGCTGCGGCTCCGCCTTATCAGCTTAACCTTGCATGAAATCGTAACTCGCCGGTTCATTCTACAAAAGGCACGCCATTACCCTGCATAAATGCATAGGGCTTTGACTACTTGTAGGCACACGGTTTCAGGATCTCTTTCACTCCCCTTCCGGGGTGCTTTTCACCTTTCCCTCACGGTACTGGTTCACTATCGGTCACTAGGGAGTATTTAGCCTTGGGAGATGGTCCTCCCAGCTTCCGACGGGATTTCACGTGTCCCGCCGTACTCAGGATACACTCAAGAGGGAACGAAGTTTCAACTACAGGGTTGTTACCTTCTTTGACGGGCCTTTCCAGACCTCTTCATTTACCTCGTTCCTTTGTAACTCCGTATAGAGTGTCCTACAACCCCAAGAGGCAAGCCTCTTGGTTTGGGCTAATTCCGTTTCGCTCGCCGCTACTCAGGAAATCGCAATTGCTTTCTCTTCCTCCGGGTACTTAGATGTTTCAGTTCCCCGGGTCTGCCTTCAGTACCCTATGTATTCAGGTAAAGATACTACCCCATTACGGGCAGTGGGTTTCCCCATTCGGAAATCTCCGGATCAAAGCTTACTTACAGCTCCCCGAAGCATATCGGTGTTAGTACCGTCCTTCATCGGCTCCTAGTGCCAAGGCATCCACCGTGCGCCCTTACTAACTTAACCTATAAAAGGTTTTTACTACTAAAATGGAAAAAATCCATAAAGTGGCGATTCTCGGTTATTTGCTTGGTTTTTCTCATTATCTAGTTTTCAAGGAACAATACTCAAACGAATGATCAACTTCGAATCTCTTCGTCAGCTTCACTCACTCTCATCCTCACGTATTGTCATACGCTCCGGTGATCGCTCGTTCGCTTCCTAGACCTTCTCGCTGCTGATTCGTTTGATGGTTTTGAGAGATAGTTCCCTCAAAACTAAACAAAAACAGAAACGTCTTTTTATGAAGCGAAGCTTCATTTTCCTTAGAAAGGAGGTGATCCAGCCGCACCTTCCGATACGGCTACCTTGTTACGACTTCACCCCAATCATCTGTCCCACCTTCGGCGGCTGGCTCCAAAAGGTTACCTCACCGACTTCGGGTGTTACAAACTCTCGTGGTGTGACGGGCGGTGTGTACAAGGCCCGGGAACGTATTCACCGCGGCATGCTGATCCGCGATTACTAGCGATTCCGGCTTCATGTAGGCGAGTTGCAGCCTACAATCCGAACTGAGAATGGTTTTATGGGATTGGCTAAACCTCGCGGTCTTGCAGCCCTTTGTACCATCCATTGTAGCACGTGTGTAGCCCAGGTCATAAGGGGCATGATGATTTGACGTCANNNNNNNNNNNNNNNNNNNNNNNNNNNNNNNNNNNNNNNNNNNNNNNNNNNNNNNNNNNNNNNNNNNNNNNNNNNNNNNNNNNNNNNNNNNNNNNNNNNNNNNNNNNNNNNNNNNNNNNNNNNNNNNNNNNNNNNNNNNNNNNNNNNNNNNNNNNNNNNNNNNNNNNNNNNNNNNNNNNNNNNNNNNNNNNNNNNNNNNNNNNNNNNNNNNNNNNNNNNNNNNNNNNNNNNNNNNNNNNNNNNNNNNNNNNNNNNNNNNNNNNNNNNNNNNNNNNNNNNNNNNNNNNNNNNNNNNNNNNNNNNNNNNNNNNNNNNNNNNNNNNNNNNNNNNNNNNNNNNNNNNNNNNNNNNACGAGTACCGTCAAGGTACCGCCCTATTCGAACGGTACTTGTTCTTCCCTAACAACAGAGTTTTACGATCCGAAAACCTTCATCACTCACGCGGCGTTGCTCCGTCAGACTTTCGTCCATTGCGGAAGATTCCCTACTGCTGCCTCCCGTAGGAGTCTGGGCCGTGTCTCAGTCCCAGTGTGGCCGATCACCCTCTCAGGTCGGCTACGCATCGTTGCCTTGGTGAGCCGTTACCTCACCAACTAGCTAATGCGCCGCGGGTCCATCTGTAAGTGATAGCCGAAGCCATCTTTCAATACCCCCCCCATGCGGAGGAAGAAGTTATCCGGTATTAGCCCCGGTTTCCCGGAGTTATCCCAGTCTTACAGGCAGATTACCCACGTGTTACTCACCCGTCCGCCGCTAACCAAAAGGGAGCAAGCTCCCAATTGATTCGCTCGACTTGCATGTATTAGGCACGCCGCCAGCGTTCGTCCTGAGCCAGGATCAAACTCTCCAAAAAAGAGTTGATATAGCTCTTAAAGTTGTTGTCCATATAAGACAAAGAATTAACGTTGACGTTTCTGTTTTGTTTAGTTTTCAAAGAACTATTTCGCAATATCTTTTTTCAAGACATTTACTATCTTAACACTTTATTTCTTTGTCGTCAATACTTTTTTAAAATAACTTTTTTCGCATCAGCGACAATAACTATATTAATGCCTTTGGACAAAAAAGTCAACACTTTAAACAAAAAAGTTTCAAAAAGTTATTTTCTTATTCGCAATGTAATCTCTCATAATATTTGTTCAATCCGACTTAAGAATATTATCATAAAGTTAAGAGGATGGATAGCTGTTTCTAAAATTTATTCGTTTATTTTCGTTTCGTTAGATACCAAATAAAATTAGCGGGAACTTCATAGATATCAACCAATTTATCTTCTTATTAATAAGAAAGTTTATATATAAAGAAGGCTTCATTTGAATTATGCTCAAAAAGCCCCGGAAGCGGAACATGCTGTTTCAGATTAAACAATGGATGATTTTCCAAAAAGAAGATGTAGTCACTTGATCCATAATATAATATCACTTCTATATCCCTTTTATTTTCTTCTAGCGAGCGGAGTATATTTTTAACTACTTTCATAAAGATCTGGATAGAAAAAGGGTTGAAAAAGTAAAAACGATTATCCAAAGGAGATACTTTATATTTCTCTGCCAGACAGCAATAAAAGTTAATCTTATCAGCACTGCTTTTATTCCTTTTTGCATAGTCAGTCAAATTGCGCAAAGCCTGGGCATAATACTTTTCATTCATTTCAACACCAATTGCTTTTACACCAAATAAATAATTGGCATAAAAATTCAGCCTTCCTTTTCCGCAGCCAAAGTCCACAATCTGGTCATCACTCTTTAGTTCATACTGGTTAAACAGTGTTTCAAGCGCACTATAAGATGTCGCCTCATAACGGTGATAGTGCAATGATTGGTTAAAACCCTTTTGCTCTCCCCCCGTTTTCACATTCAGCAGAGCATCATAATATTGATCATTCATTCGTACAACTCCTATATATCTAGTTCTGTACAAGAATTTTATCAGTTAATTTAGTCCACTAGTAACTGATCCAAATATTCATTCATCACTTTGATTGGATAATGCTTAAGTTTTGAAAAGGGAATATGATTGTTATCCAGGTTCATTTCCATAATATCAGCATTCATGATCTCTTTCTCACCTGGATAAAGAAATTGCACCGTTTGTATGACATCTTTTAAGCAGCCAAGAGCTCTACGATTATGAGTCTTTGTATACTTCATTTCTTCACTTATGCTCAATATCCTTTGAACTTGTTTCTCAGTAAAGCCTTGTGAAATCATATTTATTCTCAGATTCTCTCTTATTAACGAATTAAATTGCAAAAAATCGGGCTTTTTAACCCCTATAATTACCATGTTATAGAGAGTTGTATCATGTATGGCAGCTACGCATTTATAACGGCCAATTTTAAATAAATTCATATGTCATACTTCACAGGAGTCTGACAAGGTATCTTCAATTGTAAAATCCAGTTCTTTTTGCAGCTTTTGGGTAACACCTATTATAAACATGCAACTACCTCTATTTCCGTTAAGTTTGATTTAGTTACCGATTTATTACCTGATGCCACCATAAGGCTCTTCTCATAAAATTTGTTGGTTATCTTAGAATATATACAATACAGAATATTTCGTTTGGAATGCGGATGAATAGATGCTAACTAAATGTACGCTTAAATTTCTGCACGAAAAGCAATAATTCATGGCAAAAATAACTTTCAAGAAAAAACATTCCTAATCCACATTACCACATTTTAAGAGAAGTACTAAATCAAAAAAGTCTATCTTATATATGCAGTATACTGCGATATAAGATAGACTTACCATAAAAAATAGACGATTAAAAACTTGATACGGTGCGGCTCA is a genomic window containing:
- a CDS encoding DUF6933 domain-containing protein encodes the protein MNLFKIGRYKCVAAIHDTTLYNMVIIGVKKPDFLQFNSLIRENLRINMISQGFTEKQVQRILSISEEMKYTKTHNRRALGCLKDVIQTVQFLYPGEKEIMNADIMEMNLDNNHIPFSKLKHYPIKVMNEYLDQLLVD
- a CDS encoding APC family permease, whose protein sequence is MQPIEKKKLGVLGLSILSINTILGLKNIPFASTIGPSAISYWVIAGLLYFIPISLMVAELSTAYPDQGGVSAWVERAFGKRASFLSSWFYWVANFTYYPSLLLGVTVNVAYALNSPQLIHNTWVTTTIAVVIFWVITLLTLRGTKMAEKLAAVGAPIGVIVPVILIFGFGLASILSGHHSATQFTAKSIMPNNLSLDSIMFLSTLMFAFSGMEMLGTIAEDVRNPQKTFPKAIWIASIIIAAAYILGTIAFQFVIKINTDQTATALYLFADQITKEFQLPFKLSQILGICFVISIIGALSFLILNPSVMFHESGKTILPSALNKTNKAGMPSSLIIWQAVGVTIILLLTGFVPTISSAINMLILMATLAFFIPYIFLITAYIKLRMTDKTTFRPFHIKSNAMAYIVAGVGLFSVIGTIALTLIPAPHTTFSQYAPLVIGPVFFAILGVWFYFAGTKNKSKAVLKKAS
- a CDS encoding NAD(P)H-dependent glycerol-3-phosphate dehydrogenase, producing MDISVLGCGRWGTFLAWYANKIGHNVMLWGRENSRNFIGLQETRKNDYLTLSKDIELSMSLEKAISYAEMIIISISAQELRSFAKQLSRLSKMQRKTFILCMKGLEASSGKRLSQVFGEEIGKTANIAVWVGPGHVQDFVNDIPNCMVIGSENIEVTKKIVQELNSDLIRFYYGQDLIGNEIGAAAKNVMGIAAGMLDGLNNSSLKGSLMARGTREISRLVRAMGGNDVTVYGLSHLGDFEATLFSDSHNRKFGQGFIQGERFEKLAEGVSTVTALKELSTHYDIQLPICNAVYEIIFNNNDPKETLKDLFLRPVKFEF
- a CDS encoding threonine aldolase family protein, whose protein sequence is MNNQNVLLEKFKQAKYPIGGNGKRNIQTLKDAFSNVAGDIESDVYGKGMLIEKFQEKIADYLGMESSVFFPSGTMAQQIALRIWCDEKQLNKVAYHPLCHLEIHEEDGLKELHHIQPVLLADQTRLIELEDVMGMEEEIACLLLELPQREIGGQLPEYETLEKIAAYCRDKGIMLHLDGARLFEILPYYQKTAAEVCSLFDSVYVSFYKGIGGIAGAILAGTKEFTEKSKVWKRRHGGDLISLYPYIISADYYFDKRVDKMDEYYQQAKELAVLFNQCSHVSTLPEVPVSNMFHVHIHMTKNKLEPLLLEVYDETGIGITSYLNESEKGICSFELSIGDQYAAIPKELLSSAFEKLDQKLKGKAYS
- a CDS encoding class I SAM-dependent methyltransferase, with the protein product MNDQYYDALLNVKTGGEQKGFNQSLHYHRYEATSYSALETLFNQYELKSDDQIVDFGCGKGRLNFYANYLFGVKAIGVEMNEKYYAQALRNLTDYAKRNKSSADKINFYCCLAEKYKVSPLDNRFYFFNPFSIQIFMKVVKNILRSLEENKRDIEVILYYGSSDYIFFLENHPLFNLKQHVPLPGLFEHNSNEAFFIYKLSY